A region from the Paenibacillus humicola genome encodes:
- a CDS encoding cache domain-containing sensor histidine kinase encodes MNGLQALKRTGAIVRISRKIAAAYVLLVFLPTCLLTYLYYERTSGLLEKEVTNSMLQAIRQVEINISYRLSKIGELSDILIMNQDFLQNLAGSPHETVLRQLQEQKKLSQLINSIQSNDEIYRVRLFVNDTKMYASEHVNFFSLEEIEGESWYREVAAKQGGIVWLPTRRQHYLGDDEGKYVLSCARIVKDPDNFHHILGVLVLDVPENLLHGILNQVDFFHSSRSAFILDDGGRAVSYDDKGMIGKPLLPAGELGRIRTSKEGVERTGDGRGGVYDIYESIPAANWKIVAEIPRKAITKGNLTSTSTTALILVTGGLLLFLFAAFAIFATVTESMVRRVRQIASMVKEEGIELLEGQVPLQGGAFLRLEKSVQGMIDTMKHYMEEYYSSKAKEREAELRALQAQINPHFLYNTLETINWMAIRRGAGEISSMLNALAQYFRLSLSRGRDVLTLRDELTLAQAYMNIQMNRFPGCFRFEVDVSDELLPLKIPKITLQPLIENSILHGIREKDGKKGVIRITGELLADRKYMLCVEDDGIGMTAGQLDRLTGADGATGGYGLYNVNERIRLFCGPDCGITLHSVPGKGTRAVIVLCGDPPPQRTAGGRTPA; translated from the coding sequence ATGAACGGACTGCAAGCCTTGAAGCGCACGGGCGCCATCGTCCGCATCAGCCGCAAAATCGCGGCGGCTTATGTGCTGCTTGTTTTTTTGCCGACCTGCCTGCTGACGTATTTGTATTACGAACGGACGTCCGGTCTGCTCGAGAAAGAGGTGACGAACTCCATGCTCCAGGCGATCCGGCAGGTGGAGATCAACATTTCGTACCGGCTTTCCAAAATCGGGGAGCTGTCCGACATTTTGATCATGAACCAGGATTTTTTGCAAAATCTGGCCGGATCCCCGCACGAAACCGTGCTTCGCCAGCTGCAGGAGCAGAAGAAGCTGTCGCAGCTGATCAATTCGATCCAGAGCAACGACGAAATTTATCGGGTGCGCCTCTTTGTGAACGATACGAAAATGTATGCCTCGGAGCATGTCAATTTTTTCAGTCTCGAGGAGATCGAAGGGGAGAGCTGGTACCGGGAGGTTGCGGCGAAGCAGGGCGGTATCGTCTGGCTGCCGACCCGCAGGCAGCATTATTTGGGTGACGACGAAGGGAAATACGTGCTCTCGTGCGCCCGGATCGTCAAAGACCCGGACAATTTTCACCACATTCTCGGCGTGCTCGTGCTGGACGTGCCGGAAAATCTGCTGCATGGCATCCTGAACCAGGTCGATTTTTTCCATTCGTCGCGAAGCGCCTTCATCCTGGATGACGGGGGACGGGCGGTATCCTACGACGATAAAGGCATGATCGGGAAGCCGCTGCTTCCGGCAGGAGAGCTTGGACGCATTCGCACTTCCAAAGAGGGCGTCGAACGGACCGGCGACGGACGCGGCGGCGTGTACGACATTTACGAAAGCATACCGGCTGCCAATTGGAAAATCGTTGCGGAAATTCCGCGAAAAGCGATTACGAAGGGCAATTTGACCTCCACCTCCACGACCGCGCTCATCCTGGTGACGGGCGGCTTGCTGCTGTTTCTGTTCGCGGCTTTTGCCATCTTCGCCACCGTAACGGAAAGCATGGTACGCCGCGTCAGGCAGATTGCCTCGATGGTGAAGGAGGAAGGGATCGAGCTGCTGGAGGGTCAGGTCCCGCTGCAGGGAGGCGCTTTTCTCCGGCTGGAAAAAAGCGTACAGGGCATGATCGACACGATGAAGCACTACATGGAGGAATACTATAGCTCGAAGGCAAAAGAAAGGGAAGCCGAGCTGCGGGCGCTGCAGGCGCAAATCAATCCGCATTTTCTCTATAACACGCTCGAGACGATCAATTGGATGGCGATCCGCAGGGGCGCCGGCGAAATCAGCTCGATGCTGAATGCGCTTGCCCAATATTTCCGGTTGAGCTTAAGCCGCGGCAGGGACGTCCTGACGTTGCGGGACGAGCTGACGCTGGCCCAGGCCTATATGAACATCCAGATGAACCGTTTTCCGGGCTGCTTCCGGTTCGAGGTCGACGTCTCCGACGAACTGCTGCCGCTGAAGATTCCGAAAATAACGCTGCAGCCGCTGATCGAGAACTCGATTTTGCACGGCATCCGCGAGAAGGACGGCAAGAAAGGCGTCATCCGCATTACGGGAGAGCTGCTGGCGGACCGGAAATACATGCTCTGCGTCGAGGACGACGGGATCGGAATGACCGCCGGGCAGCTTGACCGGCTGACGGGAGCGGACGGGGCAACCGGCGGCTACGGGCTGTACAACGTGAACGAACGGATCCGGCTGTTCTGCGGGCCGGACTGCGGCATTACGCTGCATTCCGTTCCGGGGAAGGGTACCCGGGCCGTGATCGTGCTCTGCGGCGATCCGCCGCCGCAGCGGACGGCGGGCGGGAGAACGCCTGCGTAA